The Pieris napi chromosome 21, ilPieNapi1.2, whole genome shotgun sequence genome contains a region encoding:
- the LOC125060126 gene encoding proton-coupled folate transporter-like isoform X2, translating into MEESSALNDLNKSPSTLNVNKECKPQAEGNSSNTKGWQLILEPALVGAMIAINLGQTSLQNFYLRTACTVDLGKSPEICSNGVGEEFRAAEVASQVVVSSVNVSRSFVGSLISTIVLLFVGPWSDCSGRRKPLLILPLLGMCVMTTGLLLMLTFPGASTLQVLYTVQIPISLGGNFGLLLAAAFSHIGDVCHATGRDVTRTMGTHRAAVQIAHVIGSIGGPLLYRKLGFYGVFPLVLVLQIASLIYVVLKIRDVNVNTENQVSVFNWRLPFNAIQCLVRKREGNRRMIILLMLIVALGDRMLLSAEVLLAYMYYRYKFHWDDILFGSFLAYRNVVSFAGTLLILTILKRRLRFSDEMVGTVSCISYVLATSGLFAAKSTIVVFILPIIGIISQGSQVVQRPIINKQILPNEQGKIYSVLGALESATQTISSPLYSLLYSTTVPVLPDAWLLPGISLAIIQLFSYLCSRQLRLRRHKHAPDKDAEITSDKQNERDIKETKEIDSR; encoded by the exons ATGGAAGAATCATCTGCTTTGAATGACCTAAATAAGTc CCCGTCCACATTGAATGTGAACAAAGAATGCAAGCCACAAGCAGAAGGAAATTCCTCAAATACAAAAGGATGGCAGTTAATTCTGGAGCCAGCGTTAGTTGGAGCCATGATAGCTATCAACCTTGGCCAGACATCTCTACAGAATTTTTACTTGCGAACAGCGTGTACTGTTGACTTAGGAAAGTCTCCTGAGATATGCAGTAACGGTGTGGGAGAGGAGTTTAGGGCTGCAGAg GTTGCGAGCCAAGTAGTTGTATCCAGTGTTAATGTGAGTCGAAGTTTTGTTGGATCTCTTATTTCTACCATCGTCCTGCTCTTCGTGGGTCCATGGAGTGACTGTAGTGGCAGAAGAAAGCCACTCCTTATTCTACCCCTCCTGGGTATGTGTGTTATGACGACAGGATTACTCCTCATGCTGACTTTCCCTGGTGCCTCCACACTACAAGTGCTGTATACAGTACAGATACCTATATCTTTAGGTGGAAACTTCGGCCTGCTACTAGCAGCTGCCTTCAGTCATATAGGTGAT GTATGTCACGCAACGGGACGTGACGTAACGCGGACAATGGGAACGCATCGCGCCGCAGTTCAAATTGCACATGTCATCGGCTCTATTGGGGGACCCTTGCTGTACCGGAAGCTGGGATTCTATGGAGTATTTCCTCTCGTGCTTGTACTACAG ATAGCATCGCTGATCTACGTGGTGTTAAAAATCAGAGATGTTAATGTTAATACAGAAAACCAAGTTTCCGTATTTAATTGGCGATTACCATTCAACGCCATCCAGTGTCTGGTGCGAAAAAGAGAGGGAAATAGGCGAATGATCATCCTTCTCATGTTGATTGTCGCTTTAGGAGATAGAATGCTTCTGTCCG CGGAGGTGTTATTGGCGTATATGTACTACAGGTACAAGTTCCACTGGGATGATATATTATTCGGTTCCTTCTTGGCTTATAGAAATGTGGTCAGTTTTGCTG gtaCACTTCTTATTTTGACAATACTCAAGCGACGCCTGAGATTTTCCGATGAAATGGTCGGAACTGTCAGCTGTATTTCCTACGTACTCGCAACGTCGGGTCTATTTGCTGCTAAGTCAacaattgttgtttttatac TTCCAATAATCGGCATAATCTCCCAAGGATCTCAAGTTGTGCAGCGACCTATAATTAACAAGCAAATTCTACCCAACGAACAAG GTAAAATTTACAGCGTCCTTGGGGCTTTGGAAAGCGCAACACAGACCATATCATCTCCCCTTTACTCGTTACTATATTCTACTACGGTTCCTGTTTTGCCCGACGCCTGGTTGTTACCAGGAATTTCATTGGCTATAATACAACTATTTTCTTATCTATGTAGCCGACAATTGCGTTTACGAAGACACAAACACGCACCTGATAAAGATGCCGAAATAACAAGTGATAAACAGAACGAAAGAGATATAAAAGAGACCAAAGAAATAGATTCTagataa
- the LOC125060126 gene encoding proton-coupled folate transporter-like isoform X1: MVDGTELQELEKLSPSTLNVNKECKPQAEGNSSNTKGWQLILEPALVGAMIAINLGQTSLQNFYLRTACTVDLGKSPEICSNGVGEEFRAAEVASQVVVSSVNVSRSFVGSLISTIVLLFVGPWSDCSGRRKPLLILPLLGMCVMTTGLLLMLTFPGASTLQVLYTVQIPISLGGNFGLLLAAAFSHIGDVCHATGRDVTRTMGTHRAAVQIAHVIGSIGGPLLYRKLGFYGVFPLVLVLQIASLIYVVLKIRDVNVNTENQVSVFNWRLPFNAIQCLVRKREGNRRMIILLMLIVALGDRMLLSAEVLLAYMYYRYKFHWDDILFGSFLAYRNVVSFAGTLLILTILKRRLRFSDEMVGTVSCISYVLATSGLFAAKSTIVVFILPIIGIISQGSQVVQRPIINKQILPNEQGKIYSVLGALESATQTISSPLYSLLYSTTVPVLPDAWLLPGISLAIIQLFSYLCSRQLRLRRHKHAPDKDAEITSDKQNERDIKETKEIDSR; encoded by the exons atggTTGACGGTACGGAACTACAGGAGTTGGAAAAGTTAAG CCCGTCCACATTGAATGTGAACAAAGAATGCAAGCCACAAGCAGAAGGAAATTCCTCAAATACAAAAGGATGGCAGTTAATTCTGGAGCCAGCGTTAGTTGGAGCCATGATAGCTATCAACCTTGGCCAGACATCTCTACAGAATTTTTACTTGCGAACAGCGTGTACTGTTGACTTAGGAAAGTCTCCTGAGATATGCAGTAACGGTGTGGGAGAGGAGTTTAGGGCTGCAGAg GTTGCGAGCCAAGTAGTTGTATCCAGTGTTAATGTGAGTCGAAGTTTTGTTGGATCTCTTATTTCTACCATCGTCCTGCTCTTCGTGGGTCCATGGAGTGACTGTAGTGGCAGAAGAAAGCCACTCCTTATTCTACCCCTCCTGGGTATGTGTGTTATGACGACAGGATTACTCCTCATGCTGACTTTCCCTGGTGCCTCCACACTACAAGTGCTGTATACAGTACAGATACCTATATCTTTAGGTGGAAACTTCGGCCTGCTACTAGCAGCTGCCTTCAGTCATATAGGTGAT GTATGTCACGCAACGGGACGTGACGTAACGCGGACAATGGGAACGCATCGCGCCGCAGTTCAAATTGCACATGTCATCGGCTCTATTGGGGGACCCTTGCTGTACCGGAAGCTGGGATTCTATGGAGTATTTCCTCTCGTGCTTGTACTACAG ATAGCATCGCTGATCTACGTGGTGTTAAAAATCAGAGATGTTAATGTTAATACAGAAAACCAAGTTTCCGTATTTAATTGGCGATTACCATTCAACGCCATCCAGTGTCTGGTGCGAAAAAGAGAGGGAAATAGGCGAATGATCATCCTTCTCATGTTGATTGTCGCTTTAGGAGATAGAATGCTTCTGTCCG CGGAGGTGTTATTGGCGTATATGTACTACAGGTACAAGTTCCACTGGGATGATATATTATTCGGTTCCTTCTTGGCTTATAGAAATGTGGTCAGTTTTGCTG gtaCACTTCTTATTTTGACAATACTCAAGCGACGCCTGAGATTTTCCGATGAAATGGTCGGAACTGTCAGCTGTATTTCCTACGTACTCGCAACGTCGGGTCTATTTGCTGCTAAGTCAacaattgttgtttttatac TTCCAATAATCGGCATAATCTCCCAAGGATCTCAAGTTGTGCAGCGACCTATAATTAACAAGCAAATTCTACCCAACGAACAAG GTAAAATTTACAGCGTCCTTGGGGCTTTGGAAAGCGCAACACAGACCATATCATCTCCCCTTTACTCGTTACTATATTCTACTACGGTTCCTGTTTTGCCCGACGCCTGGTTGTTACCAGGAATTTCATTGGCTATAATACAACTATTTTCTTATCTATGTAGCCGACAATTGCGTTTACGAAGACACAAACACGCACCTGATAAAGATGCCGAAATAACAAGTGATAAACAGAACGAAAGAGATATAAAAGAGACCAAAGAAATAGATTCTagataa